The following coding sequences are from one Salvia hispanica cultivar TCC Black 2014 chromosome 3, UniMelb_Shisp_WGS_1.0, whole genome shotgun sequence window:
- the LOC125209841 gene encoding GDSL esterase/lipase At4g10955-like: MTGTTSTTKDTNNFSIFGAVFEFINYEHCQTVGTPQYVIAFRGTLLRPENWEEDIKLNFKLFLNGLQKSNRFRTGLEAASQMINYQNVWLAGHSLGSSLALAVGREMAKRFKVRLETYLYNPPFISLPIDRIKSEKVKLGLRLTGSLLTAGLTADVAAATDVIKTDSFDALSTWVPYLFINRADPIFSEYVGYFKGRESMEAIGAGKIVRVATKISVLSMFSSREPLHLLPSAHITLNVMAATMFTGAHGRICKEWLRFKEAHGIDQWWRRDLKVENNHYRH; the protein is encoded by the exons ATGACAGGGACAACTTCAACCACAAAAG ATACCAACAACTTCTCAATTTTCGGCGCGGTCTTCGAGTTTATAAACTATGAGCACTGCCAAACTGTTGGGACGCCGCAATACGTGATTGCGTTCCGCGGCACGCTCCTGAGGCCCGAAAACTGGGAAGAGGACATCAAGCTAAACTTTAAGCTCTTCTTAAACGGCCTCCAGAAGAGCAACCGTTTCCGGACAGGGCTAGAAGCTGCCAGCCAGATGATCAATTACCAGAATGTCTGGCTGGCAGGGCATTCCCTGGGATCGTCGCTAGCACTAGCGGTCGGAAGGGAAATGGCGAAGCGCTTCAAAGTCCGTCTCGAGACGTACTTGTATAACCCGCCCTTCATCTCTCTGCCCATTGATCGGATTAAGAGCGAGAAGGTGAAGCTCGGGCTTAGGCTTACTGGCAGTCTCTTGACTGCTGGCTTAACTGCTGATGTTGCTGCTGCTACTGATGTTATTAAAACGGATTCTTTTGACGCGCTGTCAACATGGGTCCCGTATCTGTTTATCAACCGGGCGGATCCAATATTTTCGGAATATGTTGGGTATTTTAAGGGTAGGGAATCAATGGAGGCGATCGGGGCGGGGAAGATTGTGAGGGTTGCCACCAAGATATCCGTTTTGAGCATGTTTTCGTCGCGCGAAccacttcatcttcttccttctgcTCATATCACTCTCAACGTTATGGCGGCGACAATGTTTACGGGGGCCCATGGCCGGATTTGCAAAGAGTGGCTTAGGTTTAAGGAGGCTCATGGGATTGATCAATGGTGGAGGCGTGATTTGAAGGTGGAGAACAACCATTACCGACACTAA